A part of Paraburkholderia largidicola genomic DNA contains:
- a CDS encoding serine hydrolase domain-containing protein, which yields MALFRLFSQSRSAFAIGVRVSALLIAMGLSACGGSSTSNEPAYVTASRAQINQLLGTTLTPGAVVYVQSPQGNWLESFGTAQRGTNTPIPANAYFRVGSVTKTWTGTVILQLVQEGKLNLSDPVSKFVPNVPNGDAITIQQLLAMRSGLYNYSRDLGFNQTLDAQPGKIWTTAELLIIAFSHPVDFDPDTSFGYSNTNTVLLGMIIEQLTGMSAADAIQTRLFAPLGLTGTYLPAQTDSSLPAPSPHSYLWGTNAETATNSALSPARQAAAKDGTLQPTDVTTASPSWGWTAGSGISTIKELAAFVQRMVGGGYLNGDLQSKRLSTCTALTPSDPNSPAYCLGIAKFGTFYGHNGQINGFNTFMVYDPTSNTTVVTWATTADTPDGRGPADAIARIVITELGKAVEIVDEDQP from the coding sequence ATGGCTCTCTTCCGCCTGTTTTCGCAGTCGCGATCGGCGTTCGCGATTGGCGTGCGTGTATCTGCGTTGCTGATCGCGATGGGACTATCGGCTTGCGGCGGTTCATCGACGTCGAACGAGCCGGCCTATGTCACGGCATCCCGCGCCCAGATCAATCAGTTGCTTGGCACGACATTGACGCCCGGCGCGGTGGTGTACGTGCAATCACCGCAGGGCAACTGGCTCGAATCGTTCGGTACCGCGCAGCGCGGCACCAACACGCCGATTCCCGCGAACGCGTACTTTCGCGTGGGCAGCGTGACGAAAACGTGGACAGGTACGGTCATTCTGCAACTCGTGCAGGAGGGCAAGCTGAATCTGAGCGACCCTGTCAGCAAGTTTGTGCCGAACGTGCCCAACGGCGACGCGATCACGATCCAGCAACTGCTCGCGATGCGAAGCGGTCTTTACAACTACTCGCGCGATCTCGGCTTTAACCAGACGCTCGACGCGCAGCCGGGCAAGATCTGGACGACGGCCGAACTGCTGATCATTGCGTTCAGTCATCCGGTGGACTTCGATCCCGATACCTCCTTCGGTTATTCGAACACGAATACGGTGCTGCTCGGCATGATCATCGAGCAACTGACGGGCATGAGCGCCGCCGACGCCATCCAGACGCGGCTCTTCGCACCGCTGGGTCTGACGGGCACGTATCTGCCCGCACAGACCGATTCGTCGCTGCCCGCGCCGTCACCGCATAGCTATCTGTGGGGCACCAACGCCGAGACGGCCACGAATTCCGCACTGTCGCCCGCGCGCCAGGCGGCCGCGAAGGACGGCACGCTGCAGCCGACCGATGTCACGACCGCGAGCCCCTCCTGGGGCTGGACGGCGGGCTCCGGCATCTCGACCATCAAGGAACTGGCCGCGTTCGTGCAGCGCATGGTCGGCGGCGGCTATCTGAATGGCGACCTCCAGTCGAAACGCCTGTCCACCTGCACGGCGCTGACACCATCCGATCCAAACTCGCCAGCGTACTGCCTTGGTATCGCAAAGTTCGGCACGTTCTACGGACACAATGGCCAGATAAACGGTTTCAACACGTTCATGGTGTACGACCCGACCTCGAACACGACGGTCGTAACGTGGGCGACGACGGCGGACACGCCCGATGGCCGCGGGCCCGCCGACGCGATCGCGCGCATCGTGATCACCGAGCTGGGCAAGGCGGTGGAAATAGTGGACGAAGACCAGCCTTGA
- the dacB gene encoding D-alanyl-D-alanine carboxypeptidase/D-alanyl-D-alanine endopeptidase, whose protein sequence is MNATSDRKHTSWSIVVAALMLVSCGGSDHPDTAVPNAITQVMQKPAYANATWAMQVVDLDTGRVIYDLNSGSQVFIASVRKLFSTGNALDILGSQYKHVTPVYKQGTVDANGVLTGNLIMVASGDLTMGGRANADGTIALSAFDHNEADGLGNAVLTAPDPLAGFDALAAQVAAAGIKTVNGDVVIDDRLFDAFPFREETGFNVTPMLVNDDAVDISFSSSADGAVLPFTYRPVSAAFSVQSTLKTDSTTTDFAVELTPDATQNEVPQCFGQSNCSGAVSGTVPTVMQPPLTNAYPLIRTFRVSAPSIYARTVFIEALARVGVTVSAAAVGTNDERSLPAQGSYSSAQQVAQLTSAPYAQDIRFVNKVSYNIGADVTLMLYGLAKNGSRTMATSLATEQQELSTTFKITPDQYHFIDGSGGGDTTAKPTAVITLLRGMRLMPDYTTYVDSLPFLGVDGSLTTVTNFEADPTLAGAKGKVYAKTGTYVGLSTTTPAVPLLKAQALAGYVDAKSGHRLAFFLSVNNVAFEGFDTVLNAFQDEGMIAAQIWKLQ, encoded by the coding sequence ATGAACGCGACATCCGATCGGAAGCACACAAGCTGGAGCATTGTCGTGGCGGCGTTGATGCTGGTTTCGTGCGGCGGCTCGGATCATCCGGATACGGCCGTTCCCAACGCGATCACACAGGTCATGCAAAAGCCCGCTTACGCGAACGCCACGTGGGCGATGCAGGTTGTCGATCTGGATACGGGCCGCGTGATCTACGATCTGAATTCGGGTTCGCAGGTGTTCATCGCTTCCGTGCGCAAGCTCTTTTCGACGGGCAACGCGCTCGACATCCTCGGCTCGCAGTACAAACACGTCACACCTGTCTACAAGCAGGGCACCGTCGACGCCAACGGCGTGCTCACTGGCAATCTGATCATGGTGGCGAGCGGCGATCTGACGATGGGCGGTCGCGCCAATGCGGACGGCACCATCGCACTCAGCGCGTTCGATCACAACGAAGCCGACGGTCTCGGCAACGCCGTGCTGACTGCGCCCGATCCGCTGGCAGGTTTCGATGCGCTTGCGGCACAGGTGGCCGCCGCAGGCATCAAGACCGTCAACGGCGATGTCGTGATCGACGATCGTCTCTTCGACGCGTTTCCCTTCCGCGAAGAAACGGGCTTCAATGTCACGCCGATGCTGGTCAACGACGACGCCGTCGATATTTCGTTCAGTTCGAGCGCGGACGGGGCCGTTCTTCCATTCACCTACCGGCCAGTCTCCGCAGCCTTCTCGGTGCAGTCGACCTTGAAAACGGACTCGACGACCACGGATTTCGCAGTCGAACTGACGCCCGATGCGACGCAAAACGAAGTGCCGCAATGCTTCGGCCAGTCGAACTGTTCCGGCGCGGTGTCAGGCACGGTGCCCACCGTCATGCAGCCTCCGCTGACCAACGCCTATCCGCTGATTCGCACGTTCCGCGTCAGTGCGCCGTCTATCTACGCGCGTACGGTGTTCATCGAGGCGCTGGCGCGCGTCGGCGTAACGGTTAGTGCGGCAGCCGTCGGCACGAACGACGAGCGTTCGCTGCCCGCGCAGGGCTCGTATTCGAGCGCGCAACAGGTGGCCCAGCTCACCTCCGCGCCGTATGCGCAGGACATCCGCTTCGTCAACAAGGTCAGCTACAACATCGGCGCGGACGTGACGCTGATGCTATATGGTCTCGCGAAGAACGGCTCGCGAACCATGGCCACGTCGCTGGCGACGGAACAGCAGGAACTGTCGACGACCTTCAAGATCACGCCGGACCAGTATCACTTTATCGATGGCAGCGGCGGCGGCGACACGACCGCGAAACCGACTGCCGTTATCACGTTGCTGCGCGGCATGCGCCTGATGCCCGACTACACGACGTACGTCGATTCGCTGCCTTTCCTCGGTGTGGATGGTTCGCTCACCACCGTCACCAACTTCGAAGCGGACCCGACGCTCGCGGGCGCGAAGGGCAAGGTGTACGCGAAGACGGGTACGTACGTCGGCCTGAGCACGACAACACCGGCTGTGCCGCTACTCAAGGCGCAGGCGCTTGCCGGGTATGTCGACGCGAAGAGCGGTCATCGACTGGCGTTCTTCCTGTCGGTGAACAACGTGGCATTCGAGGGTTTCGACACGGTGCTGAACGCGTTCCAGGACGAAGGCATGATTGCGGCGCAGATCTGGAAGTTGCAATGA